The proteins below are encoded in one region of Effusibacillus dendaii:
- the hisZ gene encoding ATP phosphoribosyltransferase regulatory subunit yields the protein MKKPLLIEKPQGVTDFLPDTAANKRQIEREIAKHFERWGYREIITPTFEYMDTFQLGIRGAEDRVFKFVDRSGRMLVLRPDMTAPIARVAASLLKNSPLPIRLSYTASIFRQQELVAGRDTEFTQAGVELIGDDSPDADAEMISLAVSALKAIGLTGFRLALGQIGFVQGILEEYAVDGDVRERLQNALADKDYVEFERVAGSELDKEAASVLSQLPRLRGGADILQTARQLTNSKRAHEALRNLQQIWNVLEIQGVSEYVQIDLSLLLGLNYYTGAVFEGYAPLIGFPVCGGGRYNELVEKFGRKAPATGFIIGIERVLEILEKQQAFKPIQRYLLCYREKDRQSALPFAAFLRANGQFVSTFLLDEEVPLPQTDGSLTIELRDGTLHADEPSLLRLYAQFQSGEGGGIA from the coding sequence ATGAAAAAGCCTTTATTGATAGAGAAACCACAAGGTGTAACCGATTTTTTACCGGATACGGCAGCCAACAAACGGCAAATCGAACGGGAAATCGCAAAACACTTTGAACGCTGGGGGTATAGAGAGATTATTACCCCCACGTTTGAATATATGGACACATTTCAGTTAGGAATTCGGGGAGCGGAAGATCGTGTTTTTAAATTTGTCGATCGTTCAGGCCGAATGCTGGTGTTGCGACCGGACATGACAGCGCCGATTGCGCGGGTCGCCGCTTCACTTCTGAAAAATTCGCCGCTGCCGATCCGCCTTTCCTATACAGCCAGCATTTTTCGGCAACAGGAGCTGGTGGCAGGACGTGATACCGAGTTTACACAAGCAGGAGTGGAACTGATCGGGGACGACTCTCCTGACGCAGATGCGGAAATGATATCGCTTGCCGTGTCTGCGCTGAAAGCGATTGGGCTGACAGGGTTCCGCTTGGCGCTTGGACAGATCGGCTTTGTGCAGGGGATTTTGGAAGAGTATGCGGTAGATGGAGATGTGCGGGAACGGCTGCAGAACGCGTTGGCAGATAAAGATTACGTTGAATTTGAACGGGTTGCGGGGAGCGAACTGGACAAGGAGGCGGCAAGCGTGCTGTCGCAACTCCCGCGATTGCGCGGCGGTGCCGACATATTGCAAACCGCCCGTCAGTTGACGAACAGCAAACGGGCTCATGAGGCGCTTCGAAACCTCCAACAAATCTGGAACGTGCTTGAAATCCAAGGCGTCAGCGAATACGTACAGATTGACCTCAGTTTGTTGCTCGGACTGAACTATTATACGGGCGCCGTTTTTGAAGGATATGCGCCGTTGATCGGGTTTCCGGTATGCGGCGGCGGACGGTACAACGAACTGGTTGAAAAATTTGGCCGCAAAGCTCCTGCAACCGGGTTCATCATTGGCATCGAACGGGTGCTTGAAATTTTGGAAAAACAGCAAGCGTTCAAACCAATTCAGCGTTATTTGCTCTGTTACCGGGAGAAAGACCGTCAGTCGGCGCTTCCGTTCGCCGCTTTTCTGAGAGCCAACGGACAGTTTGTATCCACATTTCTGCTGGATGAGGAAGTGCCGCTGCCGCAAACGGACGGCTCTCTGACGATTGAATTGCGGGACGGTACCTTGCATGCTGACGAACCATCGCTGCTGCGATTATATGCTCAATTCCAAAGCGGGGAAGGAGGAGGAATCGCATGA
- a CDS encoding response regulator, protein MAKILITDDSLFARKVLARILQKAGHMIVGEAKNGIESIEKYKQLRPDLVTMDITMPEMDGMSALKEIKKTDPDAIVIMCTAMGQSFLISEAILEGAQDFIIKPYSEQAILKAIENSISKQT, encoded by the coding sequence ATGGCAAAGATTTTAATAACAGACGACTCCCTATTTGCTCGAAAAGTTCTCGCCCGCATACTCCAAAAAGCGGGTCACATGATTGTTGGTGAAGCCAAAAACGGAATTGAGTCAATAGAAAAATACAAGCAACTTCGACCTGATTTGGTCACAATGGATATTACGATGCCTGAAATGGACGGAATGAGCGCCTTGAAAGAAATCAAAAAGACAGATCCAGACGCAATCGTTATTATGTGCACGGCAATGGGACAGAGTTTTTTAATTTCGGAAGCCATATTGGAGGGTGCTCAAGATTTTATTATCAAACCATATTCAGAGCAGGCCATTTTGAAGGCCATCGAGAACTCCATATCAAAACAAACATAA
- a CDS encoding aspartyl-phosphate phosphatase Spo0E family protein yields MNDLEHLKKQIEDIRNQLHAAFQGKRKFSDPEVYRLSVQLDHALFEYQNHLLSGIMSRSGVK; encoded by the coding sequence TTGAATGATCTGGAACATCTCAAGAAGCAGATAGAGGATATAAGGAATCAACTTCACGCCGCTTTTCAAGGCAAGCGTAAATTTTCTGATCCGGAGGTGTATCGCCTAAGCGTGCAGCTTGATCATGCGCTTTTCGAGTATCAGAACCATCTTCTGTCAGGTATCATGAGTCGATCTGGGGTGAAGTAA
- the hisD gene encoding histidinol dehydrogenase: MRIVAAKDFTPVSAVDQSYEKERDIVLDMINQIRQHGDAALQAFTRRFDGVDLTDFRIPQHVYAAAYQQVTPQFTEALREAIQNIRRYHEAQRRQSYMLLDEHGTTLGQLIRPLQRVGVYVPGGTAAYPSTVLMNVIPAQVAGVPEIVVVTPPDKEGNVHPGVLVALQELGIQEAYRVGGAQAVAALAYGTESIRPVDKIVGPGNIYVALAKQAVFGKVSIESIAGPSDILVVADDTADPEYVAADLLSQAEHGELSQAILVTPSSRLAEQTAYALEQQLARLPRQEIAAASIRNRGAIIITSDLAEAIEMANRIAPEHLELIVEEPDPWLARIVNAGAIFVGTYSTEPVGDYFCGTNHVLPTEGTARFSSPLNVDDFLKKTSLVRYSKTALLQHGEKIIALAESEGLEAHANAVRIRLQKEDDKL; the protein is encoded by the coding sequence ATCCGGATCGTGGCGGCAAAAGACTTTACACCGGTCTCTGCGGTAGATCAATCATACGAAAAAGAACGGGACATTGTGCTCGATATGATCAACCAGATCAGGCAGCATGGGGATGCTGCATTGCAGGCATTCACCAGACGGTTTGACGGAGTCGATCTGACCGATTTTCGAATTCCGCAGCATGTGTATGCTGCTGCCTATCAGCAGGTAACTCCCCAATTCACTGAAGCACTGCGGGAAGCGATTCAGAATATTCGCCGTTATCACGAGGCGCAGCGCAGACAGTCGTATATGCTGCTGGATGAACATGGCACTACGCTGGGACAGTTGATTCGTCCCCTGCAGCGGGTGGGCGTCTATGTACCAGGCGGTACGGCGGCCTATCCGTCCACCGTATTGATGAATGTGATTCCGGCACAAGTGGCGGGCGTTCCGGAGATCGTAGTCGTTACACCGCCGGATAAAGAAGGAAACGTTCATCCCGGTGTACTGGTGGCGTTGCAGGAACTAGGCATTCAAGAAGCGTATCGGGTGGGCGGTGCGCAGGCAGTGGCGGCTCTGGCGTATGGCACCGAATCAATCCGGCCCGTCGATAAAATCGTTGGCCCCGGCAATATTTACGTTGCGCTGGCGAAACAGGCGGTGTTCGGTAAAGTAAGCATCGAAAGCATCGCCGGTCCTTCCGATATTCTGGTGGTGGCAGACGATACGGCAGACCCGGAGTATGTGGCGGCTGACTTACTGTCGCAAGCGGAACATGGGGAATTGTCACAGGCCATTTTGGTAACCCCGTCCAGCCGATTGGCGGAACAAACCGCGTATGCGCTGGAACAGCAGCTTGCCCGGTTGCCCCGTCAGGAAATTGCAGCCGCATCGATTCGCAACCGGGGAGCGATCATTATCACGTCGGACCTGGCAGAAGCAATCGAAATGGCGAACCGGATTGCGCCGGAGCATCTGGAATTGATCGTAGAGGAACCGGATCCGTGGCTGGCCCGTATTGTCAATGCGGGGGCCATCTTTGTCGGCACCTATTCAACGGAGCCGGTCGGCGATTATTTTTGCGGCACCAACCATGTGCTGCCGACAGAGGGGACGGCACGTTTCTCCTCACCACTCAACGTAGACGATTTTTTGAAAAAGACATCGCTTGTCCGGTACAGCAAAACAGCCCTCTTGCAGCATGGCGAAAAAATTATCGCGCTTGCCGAGTCGGAAGGTCTTGAGGCACATGCGAATGCGGTCCGCATTCGGTTGCAAAAGGAAGACGACAAACTGTAA
- a CDS encoding acyltransferase — protein sequence MRRTERYPVKGANALWQLYKTVSFWKVVRNFIVIQLARYTPFLSLKNWMYRTFLGVRVGGQTAFALMVMLDIMFPERIQVGRNCIIGYNTTILAHEYLIEEYRLGDVRIGDNVMIGANSLILPGVTIGDGAVIGAGSLVNRDIPAGAFAAGNPIQIIRR from the coding sequence ATGAGAAGAACAGAACGGTATCCGGTCAAAGGTGCAAACGCATTATGGCAGCTTTATAAAACGGTTTCATTTTGGAAAGTCGTTCGTAATTTTATTGTTATCCAGCTTGCCCGCTACACGCCGTTTTTATCGCTTAAAAACTGGATGTACCGGACATTCCTTGGCGTCCGGGTGGGCGGCCAAACCGCATTCGCGTTAATGGTGATGCTTGACATCATGTTTCCGGAACGTATTCAGGTTGGCCGAAACTGTATCATTGGCTATAATACCACCATTTTGGCGCACGAATACTTAATTGAGGAATATCGACTCGGCGATGTGCGGATCGGCGACAACGTAATGATTGGCGCCAATTCCCTTATTTTGCCGGGGGTCACAATTGGGGACGGAGCGGTGATTGGAGCCGGTTCGCTCGTGAATCGGGATATTCCGGCAGGAGCGTTTGCAGCCGGCAATCCCATTCAAATTATCCGGCGTTGA
- a CDS encoding nucleoside recognition domain-containing protein — MQWGVWKRGLQAGLKTTWILSKIIVPVTIAVTFLKHTPVISWVVSLFAPVMNWLGLPGEAAIVLAFGYILNLYAAIGAMFVLPLSSYAIFVLAIMLSFCHNLLVETAVAKRMGLSATVVFLIRLSASFGSAVLIRLFAGSGQAAADGKIGQVPLDPYFWQMGLFQFVGELLHQAWSAVWQLAIIVIPLMLAIQILKEIHFLDRLSRIMGPVTKLLGIRMNLSIPLLAGIFFGLAYGAGVILEATQKEHFSKRELYLLVLFLVLCHAVVEDTLLFVPLGVNAWLLLGMRLLAAIGVTACLSRIWRESTLVQKQAIPNGNP, encoded by the coding sequence ATGCAGTGGGGCGTTTGGAAACGCGGGTTGCAAGCGGGCCTGAAAACAACCTGGATATTGAGCAAAATTATCGTACCGGTCACAATTGCAGTGACGTTTTTGAAGCATACCCCGGTTATCTCCTGGGTGGTAAGTTTATTCGCGCCGGTCATGAACTGGTTGGGGCTGCCGGGGGAAGCGGCGATCGTACTCGCGTTTGGTTATATTCTAAATCTATACGCTGCCATTGGCGCTATGTTTGTGTTGCCTTTAAGCAGTTACGCCATTTTCGTTTTGGCGATCATGCTGAGCTTTTGCCACAACCTTTTGGTAGAAACGGCTGTCGCCAAGCGAATGGGACTGTCGGCGACGGTGGTGTTTTTGATTCGCCTCTCGGCCTCGTTTGGTTCGGCCGTGTTGATCCGGTTGTTTGCGGGATCAGGTCAGGCGGCTGCCGACGGGAAAATCGGCCAGGTGCCGCTCGATCCCTATTTTTGGCAGATGGGTCTTTTCCAGTTTGTGGGAGAGTTGTTGCATCAGGCGTGGTCAGCTGTATGGCAGTTAGCGATCATCGTGATTCCCTTGATGTTGGCGATTCAAATTTTGAAAGAGATCCATTTTCTTGACCGATTGTCCCGGATTATGGGGCCTGTCACGAAACTATTGGGGATTCGCATGAATTTGTCGATTCCTCTATTGGCGGGCATTTTCTTCGGATTGGCATACGGGGCGGGTGTAATTTTAGAAGCAACGCAAAAAGAACATTTCAGTAAGCGGGAATTGTATCTGTTAGTGTTGTTCTTGGTATTGTGCCATGCGGTTGTGGAGGACACGTTGTTGTTTGTGCCGCTTGGCGTAAACGCATGGCTGCTGCTGGGGATGCGGCTGCTGGCGGCCATTGGGGTGACAGCCTGTCTGTCACGAATTTGGCGGGAATCGACCCTTGTACAGAAGCAGGCGATTCCTAACGGCAATCCATAA
- the hisG gene encoding ATP phosphoribosyltransferase has protein sequence MTVNENSQLTVALSKGRIMTDTLRLLKAAGIPVPDDLEESRKLILESPDGSIRYILAKPVDVPTYVEYGVADLGIVGKDVLLEAERDLYELLDLGIGRCRMCVCGLPEAHHGTVKRVASKYMRIAADHFRNQGQQVEVIFLNGSVELAPLIGLTDRIVDLVETGRTLAENGLVIHEEILQISTRLVANRMSFRLKSEQIDHITARLRDVTAKSFTVGE, from the coding sequence ATGACTGTTAATGAGAACAGCCAGTTGACCGTAGCGCTCTCAAAAGGCCGCATTATGACCGATACGCTGCGGTTGTTGAAAGCGGCAGGCATTCCTGTTCCTGACGATTTGGAGGAATCGCGCAAGCTGATTCTGGAATCTCCCGACGGATCCATTCGCTATATCCTGGCCAAACCGGTTGACGTTCCTACTTATGTGGAATACGGGGTGGCCGATTTGGGGATTGTGGGCAAGGATGTGCTGCTTGAGGCGGAGCGTGATTTGTATGAGCTGCTGGATCTTGGCATTGGACGCTGCCGGATGTGCGTTTGCGGTCTGCCGGAAGCCCACCATGGCACTGTCAAGCGGGTGGCAAGCAAATACATGCGGATTGCGGCTGACCATTTTCGCAATCAAGGGCAGCAGGTAGAAGTGATTTTTCTCAACGGGTCTGTCGAACTGGCCCCGTTAATCGGCTTAACAGACCGGATTGTCGATCTGGTGGAAACGGGACGAACCCTGGCTGAAAATGGGCTCGTCATCCACGAAGAAATTTTGCAGATCTCCACCCGGCTGGTTGCCAATCGGATGAGTTTCCGTTTAAAAAGCGAACAGATAGATCACATCACAGCACGTCTGCGCGATGTGACAGCCAAATCTTTTACAGTCGGAGAATAA
- the hisB gene encoding imidazoleglycerol-phosphate dehydratase HisB — translation MRKAEIRRDTLETQIVVKLNLDGEAKRELDVPVPFLKHMLDLFAKHSGFDLSVQAFGDTEIDDHHTVEDIGICLGQAFKQATQDKAGIRRYGNRFTPMDESLAQVTVDLSGRSFLVFNAQFPAPQVGTFQTELVREFFQAFAANACVTLHINLHYGVNTHHMIEGIFKAFAGALAEAVERDGKIRGVLSTKGAL, via the coding sequence ATGCGAAAAGCAGAAATCAGGCGGGATACGCTGGAGACGCAAATTGTCGTGAAGCTCAATCTGGACGGGGAAGCAAAGCGGGAATTGGACGTGCCGGTTCCCTTTCTCAAACATATGTTGGATCTGTTTGCCAAACATTCCGGGTTTGATTTAAGCGTACAGGCATTTGGCGATACGGAGATTGACGATCATCATACGGTGGAAGATATCGGGATCTGTTTGGGACAGGCATTCAAACAGGCAACTCAGGACAAAGCGGGCATTCGCCGTTACGGTAACCGGTTCACCCCGATGGATGAATCGCTAGCGCAGGTAACGGTTGATCTGTCCGGTCGTTCGTTTCTGGTATTCAACGCACAATTTCCGGCTCCGCAGGTGGGGACGTTCCAGACTGAACTGGTGCGTGAGTTTTTCCAAGCGTTTGCCGCCAATGCGTGTGTCACGCTGCATATCAATTTACATTATGGAGTGAACACACACCATATGATCGAGGGGATTTTTAAAGCGTTCGCTGGCGCATTGGCGGAAGCGGTTGAAAGAGACGGCAAAATTCGCGGCGTGCTGTCCACCAAAGGGGCGCTGTAG
- the ppaX gene encoding pyrophosphatase PpaX yields the protein MRYPFILFDLDGTLLDTNELILQSFEHTLGTFFPGVFKREDLLPFMGEPMNRQFARWAAPEQIPLLTDEYRKYNLSNHDRLVTIFPNVKETLSDLQKMGCKIALVTSKIRLTTERGLRLFDLERYFETLVTIEDTEKHKPEPEPLLLAMKRLGAHPEQTLMVGDSPYDVQGGKAAGTATCSVGWSLRGKEALSSYQPDHIIDDMTELLKIARG from the coding sequence ATGCGGTATCCATTTATCCTGTTTGATCTGGACGGTACGCTGCTCGATACAAATGAATTGATTCTGCAGTCGTTTGAACATACGCTGGGAACCTTCTTTCCCGGCGTTTTCAAGAGAGAAGATTTACTGCCGTTCATGGGTGAACCGATGAACAGACAATTTGCCCGTTGGGCGGCGCCGGAGCAGATTCCGCTGCTGACTGACGAATATCGCAAGTATAACCTGTCGAACCACGACAGGCTGGTTACGATTTTTCCGAATGTAAAAGAAACTCTGTCTGACTTACAGAAAATGGGCTGCAAAATAGCCCTTGTTACCAGCAAAATACGCCTTACGACCGAAAGGGGACTGCGCCTTTTTGATCTGGAGCGTTATTTTGAAACGCTTGTCACAATTGAGGATACGGAGAAACACAAACCGGAACCGGAACCATTGCTGCTGGCTATGAAACGGTTGGGGGCGCATCCGGAACAAACATTGATGGTCGGGGATAGCCCGTACGACGTACAAGGTGGCAAAGCGGCCGGTACAGCTACCTGCAGCGTGGGCTGGAGTTTGCGCGGGAAAGAAGCGTTGTCCAGTTATCAGCCGGACCACATCATTGACGACATGACCGAATTGTTAAAAATTGCGCGAGGATAA
- a CDS encoding EAL domain-containing protein — MNAVLWRNIELFPLYQQIVKLMEPSTEFAYEATIRGKTPSGKQIPPSVLFRQAGKEQMFLDYKARHIAIREAAPLIKDSSLLFLNCHVLSLQAGFVFEDISKLEVPITQLVLEITEQTRIENMEVLKQELDVLRKQGVKVALDDFGAGFSNFALVEAFQPDFIKLDRSIISSLDHSAQSRRVMEGMVSFAEKVNTILIAEGIEREEQRDILVELGVAYGQGFFLGYPFTPTKQRYCQ, encoded by the coding sequence ATGAATGCAGTTTTGTGGAGAAATATTGAATTGTTTCCTCTATACCAGCAAATTGTGAAATTGATGGAGCCTTCAACAGAATTCGCCTATGAAGCGACCATTCGGGGGAAGACACCTTCGGGAAAGCAGATTCCACCTTCCGTTTTATTCAGACAGGCAGGAAAAGAGCAGATGTTTCTGGATTATAAAGCACGCCATATTGCAATTCGAGAGGCAGCTCCGCTGATAAAAGACTCCTCGCTTCTGTTTCTCAACTGCCATGTTCTGTCGTTACAGGCAGGATTTGTTTTTGAAGATATCTCAAAGCTTGAAGTGCCGATTACCCAACTCGTATTAGAAATAACGGAACAAACACGAATTGAAAATATGGAAGTTTTGAAACAGGAGTTAGATGTGCTCCGGAAACAAGGTGTAAAGGTCGCTCTTGACGATTTTGGGGCTGGATTTTCAAATTTTGCGTTGGTCGAAGCATTCCAACCTGACTTTATCAAACTGGACCGATCAATCATTTCATCATTAGATCATTCGGCTCAGTCACGTAGAGTTATGGAAGGAATGGTGTCGTTTGCTGAAAAGGTCAATACCATCCTGATCGCTGAAGGCATTGAACGAGAAGAACAGAGAGATATTTTAGTAGAATTGGGTGTTGCGTATGGGCAGGGATTTTTTCTTGGTTATCCGTTTACACCCACAAAACAACGATATTGTCAATAG
- a CDS encoding SDR family oxidoreductase: protein MLVTGGAGFIGSHIVDQLLADGHEVVVLDNLSAGSRANLPTDVKVIEQDVASDLTPVFAKERFDAVIHQAAQVGVPDSIRDPLHDASVNINGLLQVLEACRKYAVKKIVLASSAAVYGTPIELPVSEEHPLIPLSPYGLTKKTGEEYLRIYQALHGLPYTILRYANVYGPRQSLSRESGVITIFTDRLCRGEMPTIFGDGTDTRDYVYVEDVARANLLALSGGDNQIFNVSTGSAVTLNELFFALTDVLNDQREPCYGPPRLGDIRHSTLANGKIRRAFGWKPSVSLAEGLRRTVEWVKSQS from the coding sequence GTGCTTGTTACAGGCGGAGCGGGGTTTATCGGGTCGCATATTGTCGATCAGTTGCTGGCTGACGGTCATGAAGTGGTAGTTTTGGATAATTTGTCGGCTGGCAGTCGGGCCAATTTGCCGACCGATGTGAAAGTGATTGAACAGGACGTGGCATCCGACTTGACGCCCGTTTTTGCAAAAGAGCGGTTTGATGCGGTGATTCACCAAGCGGCTCAGGTGGGAGTTCCCGATTCCATTCGGGACCCCCTGCACGATGCAAGCGTGAACATAAATGGACTGCTGCAGGTACTGGAAGCTTGCCGAAAGTATGCGGTCAAGAAAATTGTACTCGCTTCTTCTGCGGCAGTTTACGGAACGCCGATCGAATTGCCTGTTTCGGAAGAACATCCGTTGATTCCCCTGTCTCCTTACGGACTGACCAAGAAAACAGGGGAGGAATATCTGCGGATTTATCAAGCGCTGCATGGGCTTCCCTATACGATTTTGCGATATGCCAATGTGTATGGTCCGCGCCAATCGTTGAGCCGTGAAAGCGGCGTGATTACGATTTTTACGGATCGGCTCTGCAGGGGGGAAATGCCCACTATTTTTGGAGATGGAACCGATACGAGAGACTATGTCTATGTAGAGGATGTGGCCCGTGCCAACCTGCTTGCCTTATCGGGCGGCGACAACCAGATTTTTAACGTGTCGACAGGTTCGGCCGTCACTTTAAACGAATTATTCTTCGCTCTGACAGATGTTCTGAACGATCAAAGAGAACCGTGCTACGGCCCCCCTCGTTTGGGGGATATCCGACACTCCACTCTCGCAAATGGAAAAATCCGACGCGCTTTCGGTTGGAAACCCTCCGTTTCGCTGGCAGAAGGTCTGCGGCGAACGGTCGAATGGGTCAAAAGTCAATCGTAA
- the hprK gene encoding HPr(Ser) kinase/phosphatase: MPKTIRTKQLLEEFPLVLQNPNADVEREITVGDINRPGLALAGFLVYHPAERIQLLGRTELAFFNSMQETDQRSRAEALCQFEQTPCLVVSREQTVPDILIEIASMYKLPILRGRVSTTKLAGQLQRYLDLQLAPETMMHGVLVDIYGIGILITGSSSIGKSETALELVKRGHRLVADDAVEIRKTEEDIVVGEAPELLRNLLEIRGLGIINVMTLFGAGAIRTRKQIELVIRLEMWQEGTEIDRLGLDEQTTKILDTDIPCITLPVMPGRNLAVLVEVAAMNHRLKRIGYNAAKDLSEKLLHMIEEQENH; the protein is encoded by the coding sequence GTGCCAAAAACAATCCGAACCAAACAACTGTTGGAAGAGTTCCCGTTGGTGCTGCAGAACCCGAATGCTGACGTTGAGCGGGAAATTACAGTCGGCGACATAAATCGTCCCGGGTTGGCGCTGGCGGGATTTTTGGTATATCACCCGGCCGAACGGATTCAATTGTTGGGAAGAACGGAATTGGCGTTTTTCAATTCCATGCAGGAAACGGATCAGCGCTCACGGGCGGAAGCGCTATGCCAATTTGAACAAACGCCGTGTCTTGTTGTGTCCAGGGAGCAGACCGTACCGGATATATTGATCGAGATCGCAAGCATGTATAAGCTGCCGATCCTGCGCGGCAGAGTCAGCACGACCAAACTGGCGGGGCAATTGCAGCGCTATTTGGATCTTCAGTTGGCGCCGGAGACGATGATGCACGGTGTGCTGGTGGATATATACGGGATCGGTATTCTGATTACGGGATCTTCCAGTATTGGAAAAAGTGAGACTGCTTTGGAACTTGTCAAGCGGGGGCATCGGCTGGTGGCTGACGATGCGGTTGAAATCCGAAAGACGGAAGAGGATATAGTGGTCGGAGAAGCGCCCGAGTTGTTGCGTAATCTTTTGGAAATCAGGGGGCTTGGCATAATCAATGTAATGACCCTGTTCGGCGCAGGCGCGATTCGCACCCGGAAGCAGATCGAGTTGGTCATTCGGCTCGAAATGTGGCAGGAAGGAACCGAAATTGACCGGTTAGGTCTCGATGAGCAGACCACCAAAATTTTAGATACGGATATCCCCTGCATTACCCTGCCGGTTATGCCCGGCCGAAATTTGGCGGTGTTGGTCGAAGTGGCCGCCATGAACCACCGCCTCAAAAGGATTGGATACAACGCAGCGAAAGACCTCTCGGAGAAACTGCTCCACATGATTGAAGAACAGGAAAACCATTAA
- a CDS encoding peptidoglycan DD-metalloendopeptidase family protein, which translates to MADLNPEWHTHLRTFAVANKDYTKEQLRQLHWKKLLQDVKGQIHHTFTVGKTAAAAAIVLVTALGAFGIQHAVNKTTLYYKVYVDGQYVGDVKDPNFVYEKIALLGDKFHASVSVVPAHERLRGSTSEAAVSLALNDALYAKRNAVVIRVNGDDAVAVQDEAAAQAVIDQLKAKFASADTAVQEVKISQSIAFVKERVNRDEVRSIDEAVAALLQSKEKPKKYLVSRGDSLWTIANRNHISVETLKQVNPQITDENALQEGEEIAVNSSEPIVTVETVEELNRTVPLKFETVYQDDATMNKGEQQVLVEGHDGESQQRVQIRKKNGVTYAEVVLSEQVLQPKTDQVIRRGVKIPGVASGDWVWPVASRTISSTYGEWRGNSRHNAIDISAAMGTPVYASNNGRVIFAGWDNGGYGKCIRIDHGNGIVSIYGHLSVVGVSVGQTVGKGDLIGRVGSTGESTGPHLHYEVRVNGVQVNPTPYM; encoded by the coding sequence ATGGCAGACTTAAACCCCGAATGGCATACACATCTTCGTACATTTGCCGTGGCCAACAAAGACTACACGAAAGAACAACTGAGGCAACTTCATTGGAAAAAGCTGCTGCAGGATGTGAAGGGACAGATTCACCACACGTTTACAGTTGGAAAGACGGCAGCGGCGGCGGCCATTGTGCTGGTCACAGCGTTAGGCGCTTTCGGCATTCAGCACGCCGTTAACAAAACAACCCTTTATTACAAAGTGTATGTGGATGGGCAATATGTGGGTGACGTAAAAGATCCCAATTTTGTCTATGAAAAAATCGCTTTATTAGGAGATAAATTTCACGCTTCTGTTTCTGTGGTGCCTGCTCACGAGCGGTTGCGCGGCAGCACTTCGGAAGCGGCCGTATCCCTGGCCCTGAATGATGCGTTGTACGCGAAGCGAAATGCGGTCGTTATCCGAGTGAATGGGGACGATGCGGTAGCCGTCCAGGACGAAGCGGCTGCGCAAGCGGTTATCGATCAGTTAAAAGCGAAATTCGCCTCTGCTGACACTGCGGTGCAAGAAGTCAAGATTTCACAGAGCATCGCGTTTGTCAAGGAACGTGTCAACAGAGACGAGGTTCGCTCGATTGATGAGGCAGTGGCTGCGTTGCTGCAGAGCAAGGAAAAGCCGAAAAAGTATCTTGTGTCTCGCGGAGACTCACTTTGGACGATCGCAAACAGAAATCATATATCCGTAGAAACGTTAAAACAGGTGAATCCTCAGATTACAGATGAGAATGCGCTGCAGGAAGGGGAAGAAATTGCGGTTAACTCTTCTGAACCGATCGTCACGGTGGAAACGGTGGAAGAGTTGAATCGCACCGTACCCCTTAAGTTTGAAACCGTCTATCAGGATGACGCGACAATGAACAAAGGGGAACAACAAGTCCTCGTCGAAGGCCACGATGGCGAATCTCAGCAAAGAGTGCAAATTCGCAAGAAAAACGGAGTCACATACGCGGAAGTTGTGCTGTCGGAACAGGTGCTGCAACCGAAGACGGACCAGGTGATCCGGCGTGGCGTGAAAATTCCGGGTGTCGCATCAGGCGATTGGGTATGGCCAGTTGCTTCCCGTACGATTTCTTCTACATACGGCGAATGGCGGGGGAACAGTCGACATAATGCAATAGACATCAGTGCTGCCATGGGTACCCCCGTGTATGCGTCAAACAACGGACGGGTAATTTTTGCAGGATGGGACAACGGTGGTTATGGTAAATGTATTCGCATCGATCATGGAAACGGTATCGTAAGCATTTATGGCCACCTGTCGGTGGTGGGTGTATCGGTTGGACAGACGGTCGGCAAAGGGGACTTGATTGGCAGAGTCGGTTCCACCGGAGAATCTACCGGACCACATTTGCACTATGAAGTACGCGTGAATGGAGTTCAAGTGAATCCGACGCCTTATATGTAA